TCTGGGCGGCGACATTGCCAAGGTCGACCACAGCGAGTTCCTGCCGTCCAACCGCGGCTACGAGCTGACCGACTGGCGTCCGCGCATCCGTGCCGGCGCACATTGGCAGAGCCGTTCCGGACATCGCCTCTTCTACGGTCTCACCTGGCTCGGCAAGGAGTTCGAGGGACAGCGCGACTCGCAGGTGGTGGGTTCTTTGCGCATCAATCTCAAATTTTGATCTTCGCTCTTGACCGACATGGTTGAAGAATGAAGATCGCCTGTTAACCTCCCCGCATAAAAAGAATAAAAGGCAGGAAAGAGCAGGCATGAAAACGGGCTTTCGAGGCACGTTTGTCATTTCCTGGTCGCAAACGGAAGTGGACGGGTTTCCCGCCGACGGGCTCGGCGCGATATCGGTTGGGGTGACTTGGGCATGGCACGGCGACACCGTGCGGGTCGACGGGCCAAAAACCGTTCTGCGGCTGGACAGGGCAGACAACGGCGCAGGTACACGCAGGCGGGCCGCACGGATGGTGCGGCGCATGGTCGGGGCGGCGCTCACCGGCAGGACCGACCTGTCGCGGGTCGAGGTGGACGAACCGCTTCTCGATCACGGGTTCGTGGTCACGGACGGATCGCAAAGCTACACCGTCACCGTGATCGAGGTGGATGGCGGCACGCCGCCCCTCCTGATGTTCCACGACGAGATCCCTCCCAGGGATACCGAGATGTGGGTGGTGCATCACAGTCTCGACACCAACCACGCCCCCTCGGGCGGACCCGCCTCGGGCGGGGTCATCTGCTTCACTCCCGGCACACGCATCGCCACGCCCGACGGCCCCCGCCTCGTCGAGGATCTGCGCGAAGGCGACCGGGTCGCCACCAAGGACAACGGCGCCGAGGAGATCCAGTGGATCGGCCGCCGCCGCATGACCGGCGCGCGCCTCTTCGCGATGCCGAACCTGCGCCCCATCCGTATCGGGGCCGGTGCCCTGGGCCATCTCCGGCCGGATCAGGAACTTCTGGTCAGTCCCGAGCACCGGATGCTGGTGCAGGGCGACGTGGCGCGGGCGCTGTTCAACACCGACGAAGTGCTCGTGTCGGCCAAGGACCTGGTGAACCAGGAGACCGTCACCGTCGATCTTTCGGTGCGCGAAGTCACCTACGTGCATCTCCTCCTGCCCCGGCACCAGGTGATCTGGGCCAATGGCGTGGAAACCGAAAGCTTTCACCCCGCCTCCGCCGCGCTCTCGTCGCTGGCCGAGGACGACCGCGAGCGGCTCCTGGCGCGCAACCCCGCGCTGGAATACGAACCGCACGCCTATGGCGGGTTCGCGCGCCGGTGCCTCTCGGGGTCCGAGGCGGCGATCCTCACGCACGAGGCGGCCTGACGCGCCCCGGCCCGTCCCGCGGCGGCTCGCCCGCCTTTCGCGCGGATTCGCGAACGCGCCGTTGACACTGTCCGAAACCCCTATATAAGCCCGGCTTCATTGGTGTTGGTGGACCCCGCGAGGGGAACCCTGTCGCTCCGGCAAATCCGGTAGAGAGGACAACGCCCTTCACACGCCTTATCCCGTGAGGCGACACATTGATTGAAGGAGATCAGCCGTGACCAAACGCACGTCTGCCAAGTACAAGATCGACCGCCGCATGGGCGAAAACATCTGGGGTCGCCCCAAATCCCCCGTCAACCGCCGCGAAAACGCGCCCGGCCAGCACGGCGCCCGCCGCAAGGCCAAGATGTCGGACTTCGGTCTGCAACTGCGCGCCAAGCAGAAGCTCAAGGGCTATTACGGCGACCTGACCGAGAAACAGTTCCGCCGCATCTATGCCGAGGCGGAACGTGTGCAGGGTGACACCGGCGAGAACCTCATCGGCCTGCTCGAGCGCCGTCTCGACGCCGTGGTTTACCGCGCGAAATTCGTGCCGACCATCTTTGCCGCGCGCCAGTTCGTCAACCACCGCCACGTGCGCGTTAACGGCCAGCTCGTGAACATCCCCTCCTACCGCGTGAAAGAGGGCGACGTGATCGAAGTGCGCGACCGCTCCAAGCAGATGGCCGTGCTTCTCGAGGCCACGCAACTCGCCGAACGGGACGTTCCCGACTACATCGAGGTGGACCACTCCAAGATGACCGCGAAATTCGTGCGCACGCCGGCCCTTTCGGACGTGCCCTATCCGGTCATGATGGAACCGAACCTCGTCATCGAATTCTACGCGCAGAACTAAGGCCACGCGCCACGTCTGCGAGGGAAGGGCCGCGACGGGAGACCGTGCGCGGCCCTTTTGCCCGGGTGAGGGCGAAAAACCGGAACTATCCGCACCAATCTCGATGAAAAGTCACGCGTATGAGCCAACGGGCTTTTCCAGCCGCAAAACTGCCACTAGAACGGCGTTCGGGGGAGACATGGCCATGACGAAAATCACACCGCAGCCCGGCATCATGGAGATCGCCCCCTACGAGGGCGGGGCAAGCCATGTGGCGGGCATCGCCAATGTCGTGAAGCTCAGCTCGAACGAAAACCCCTTCGGTCCGAGCGACAGGGCCCGCGAGGCCTATGCCAAGGCGGCCTACAGCCTGCACCGCTATCCGTCGTCGGATCACGCCGCCCTGCGCCATGCGATCGCCGAGTTGCACGGGCTCGACCCCGCCCGCATCATCTGCGGCGCCGGAAGCGACGAGATCATCGCCTTCCTCTGCCAGGCCTATGCCGGCCCCGGCACCGAGGTCATCCACACCGAGCACGGCTTCGCCATGTATCGCATCAGCGCGCTGGCGGCCGGGGCCCTCCCCATCGAGGTGCCCGAGCGCGAGCGCGTGACCGACGTGGACGCGATCCTCGCCGCCGTGACCGACGCGACCCGCCTCGTCTTCATCGCCAACCCCAACAACCCCACCGGCACCATGATCGGCGAGGGCGAGATCGCGCGCCTGGCCGAGGCGCTGCCGCCCCATGTCCTGCTCGTGCTCGATGGCGCCTATGCCGAGTATGTCGAGGGCTATGACGGCGGCGCGGGCCTCGTGGACAGGCGCGA
This window of the Roseovarius sp. SCSIO 43702 genome carries:
- a CDS encoding Hint domain-containing protein — encoded protein: MKTGFRGTFVISWSQTEVDGFPADGLGAISVGVTWAWHGDTVRVDGPKTVLRLDRADNGAGTRRRAARMVRRMVGAALTGRTDLSRVEVDEPLLDHGFVVTDGSQSYTVTVIEVDGGTPPLLMFHDEIPPRDTEMWVVHHSLDTNHAPSGGPASGGVICFTPGTRIATPDGPRLVEDLREGDRVATKDNGAEEIQWIGRRRMTGARLFAMPNLRPIRIGAGALGHLRPDQELLVSPEHRMLVQGDVARALFNTDEVLVSAKDLVNQETVTVDLSVREVTYVHLLLPRHQVIWANGVETESFHPASAALSSLAEDDRERLLARNPALEYEPHAYGGFARRCLSGSEAAILTHEAA
- the hisC gene encoding histidinol-phosphate transaminase, which encodes MTKITPQPGIMEIAPYEGGASHVAGIANVVKLSSNENPFGPSDRAREAYAKAAYSLHRYPSSDHAALRHAIAELHGLDPARIICGAGSDEIIAFLCQAYAGPGTEVIHTEHGFAMYRISALAAGALPIEVPERERVTDVDAILAAVTDATRLVFIANPNNPTGTMIGEGEIARLAEALPPHVLLVLDGAYAEYVEGYDGGAGLVDRRENVVMTRTFSKLYGLGGLRVGWAYGPAHVIDVLNRIRGPFNLSAPALAAAEAAVRDTEWVAKCRADNTRLRAWLAEALAEHGVPSDTSTANFILARFANRAQAEACDEHLRADGLIVRRVAGYNLPQCLRITVGDEASCRRVAHTIGQFMGAGA
- the rpsD gene encoding 30S ribosomal protein S4, with amino-acid sequence MTKRTSAKYKIDRRMGENIWGRPKSPVNRRENAPGQHGARRKAKMSDFGLQLRAKQKLKGYYGDLTEKQFRRIYAEAERVQGDTGENLIGLLERRLDAVVYRAKFVPTIFAARQFVNHRHVRVNGQLVNIPSYRVKEGDVIEVRDRSKQMAVLLEATQLAERDVPDYIEVDHSKMTAKFVRTPALSDVPYPVMMEPNLVIEFYAQN